Proteins co-encoded in one Kribbella solani genomic window:
- a CDS encoding phosphotransferase family protein yields MTHSVERTGTTVTKRYTSWPRNEPARELAALTLLTRSAPDLVPEPLSSSEDPTPWLTMTHVPGVPLSGSLTSTQLNALGDALNTLWSIPPTGLTPIDLPALIHRTHAGLTALADHPTPVGQAARTWLQHEFPDLTAVHTPVVAHGDPNLTNYLWDGSQVRIIDFEDAGLGDRTVELANLVEHLSGRATDWQPLVRRFAVEPERFRAARCLWAGFWLTLIGPGGPSSDRNPPGTAEAQAARVIRLVAG; encoded by the coding sequence ATGACCCACTCGGTAGAGCGAACCGGCACCACCGTGACCAAGCGCTACACCAGCTGGCCCCGCAACGAACCAGCCCGAGAACTGGCCGCCCTGACTCTCCTCACCAGATCAGCCCCGGACCTAGTACCCGAACCCCTGTCGTCATCCGAGGACCCCACACCATGGCTGACCATGACCCACGTCCCAGGCGTCCCACTGAGCGGTTCACTTACTTCCACTCAACTCAATGCGCTAGGTGACGCTCTCAACACGCTCTGGTCGATCCCGCCCACAGGTCTCACGCCAATCGACCTACCCGCACTGATCCACCGCACCCACGCCGGACTGACCGCCCTGGCCGACCACCCCACCCCAGTCGGCCAGGCAGCCCGCACCTGGCTCCAGCACGAGTTCCCCGACCTAACCGCCGTACACACCCCGGTAGTCGCCCACGGCGACCCCAACCTCACCAACTACCTGTGGGACGGCTCCCAAGTCCGCATCATCGACTTCGAGGACGCCGGGCTGGGTGATCGCACTGTTGAGCTGGCGAATCTGGTTGAGCACCTGTCGGGGCGGGCGACGGACTGGCAGCCGCTGGTACGGCGGTTCGCTGTGGAGCCGGAGCGGTTCCGGGCGGCGCGTTGTCTGTGGGCCGGCTTCTGGCTGACCCTGATCGGACCGGGCGGCCCTAGTTCGGACCGCAACCCGCCAGGTACCGCGGAGGCGCAAGCAGCTCGGGTGATCAGGCTGGTAGCGGGATGA
- a CDS encoding acyltransferase domain-containing protein, producing the protein MAVLRADVVGAAERLGFPEWERSRLQQVEDELRLPDNAEELLAYCGVQAADREEMLAARPDPDSDPDWWTITSALSAEVTRDLGQALPPSGFTSWPAVSPDASAVGLFAGAWALLANLPRLLELHAQRGVPESITVVTVAALGQQLATHRRTFGPAGTGLSTMWTAPLRFRGAEYEIGRHGYTRTQLGLGDGVSGHVLSMHIPPSGALDVHASEQSVAAAVESFGHWFPEEPLSGFVCHSWLLDPQLAEYLRPDSNIIRFQQRFDLLPQLPVADPSDGDRDLLRLGLQLPVPADALTEEGLARIPQDTTLQRAFVAHLRAGRHWYHRTGMLKKWR; encoded by the coding sequence GTGGCTGTACTGAGGGCGGATGTGGTGGGCGCGGCTGAGCGGTTGGGATTCCCGGAGTGGGAACGGAGCAGGCTCCAGCAGGTGGAGGACGAGCTGCGGCTGCCGGACAACGCCGAGGAGCTCCTGGCGTACTGCGGTGTGCAGGCAGCCGACCGTGAGGAGATGCTCGCGGCGCGCCCCGACCCGGACAGTGACCCGGACTGGTGGACGATCACCTCCGCACTGTCCGCAGAGGTCACGCGGGACCTGGGTCAGGCACTTCCGCCGTCCGGGTTCACGTCGTGGCCTGCAGTTTCACCGGATGCGTCAGCTGTCGGGCTGTTCGCCGGTGCGTGGGCGCTGCTGGCCAATCTGCCGCGGTTGCTCGAACTACACGCACAGCGCGGTGTACCGGAGTCGATCACCGTGGTCACGGTCGCTGCGCTGGGTCAACAGCTGGCCACGCACAGACGGACCTTTGGGCCGGCTGGAACCGGACTGTCGACGATGTGGACCGCGCCGCTGCGATTCCGGGGTGCTGAGTACGAGATCGGGCGTCACGGATACACGCGTACTCAGCTGGGGCTGGGCGATGGTGTGTCGGGCCATGTGTTGTCGATGCACATCCCACCGAGCGGCGCCCTTGACGTACACGCGTCGGAACAGTCTGTTGCCGCTGCGGTCGAGTCGTTCGGCCACTGGTTCCCGGAGGAGCCGCTGTCCGGGTTTGTCTGCCACTCCTGGCTGCTGGACCCGCAGCTGGCCGAGTACCTGCGTCCTGACTCCAACATCATCCGCTTCCAGCAGCGCTTCGATCTACTACCGCAGCTGCCGGTGGCGGACCCGTCTGACGGTGACCGCGACCTGCTGCGCCTCGGTCTGCAGCTACCAGTGCCTGCGGATGCGCTGACTGAGGAGGGACTCGCTCGGATTCCTCAGGACACCACGTTGCAGCGAGCCTTCGTAGCGCACCTGCGTGCTGGACGGCACTGGTACCACCGAACAGGCATGCTGAAGAAATGGAGATGA
- a CDS encoding MFS transporter → MVSESKRWFALALLCLTGFMIILDASIVLVAVPSIERELTFTTGGVQWVPSGYALMFGGLLLLGGRISDLLGRRRVFIAGLVLFAVFSLLCGFAWSGDALVLARALQGAAAAVLAPSALSIVMTTFPSGPDRNKALGIWGATSGVGGTAGSLIGGPVTDGLGWQWIFFINVPVCVLVLVLAPILLQDSRGPGRRGFDLGGAVTVTAALIVLVYAVIEAPESSALQTVLLVVASMLLFGLFVLVERRSAAPLVPLRIFRSRALVGGNLLTIAWGLAAFGLNFVYTQYAQLALGASAVRYGLMSAVLAAAAVVGSMIGQHLVSRVGPRWVAFVSLLVAGAGTTLMTQLTVSSGYFELAFWGLTIFGIGLGAGSVAGSIAALSDVRGEDAGVASGLQNASFQIGGAIGVAVVSAVATASTTGTTPTALTHGYRIAFAVVWLFLVVGLAGCLLVKRLLEVQDGGRGNRRREVAFSVRRSG, encoded by the coding sequence ATGGTTTCGGAATCGAAGCGCTGGTTCGCGCTGGCGCTGCTCTGTCTGACCGGGTTCATGATCATTCTGGACGCGTCCATCGTCCTGGTCGCCGTACCGTCCATCGAGCGCGAGCTGACCTTCACGACAGGTGGAGTGCAGTGGGTGCCGAGTGGGTACGCGCTGATGTTCGGTGGGCTGCTGCTGCTCGGTGGGCGGATCTCCGACCTGTTGGGGCGCCGCCGGGTGTTCATCGCCGGACTGGTGCTGTTCGCAGTGTTCTCACTGTTGTGCGGGTTCGCGTGGAGTGGTGACGCGCTCGTGCTGGCTCGCGCCCTACAAGGCGCAGCAGCAGCCGTACTCGCACCGAGTGCCTTGTCGATCGTGATGACGACGTTCCCGTCCGGTCCGGACCGCAACAAGGCCCTGGGGATCTGGGGAGCCACCAGCGGAGTGGGCGGTACGGCCGGCTCGCTCATCGGCGGTCCGGTGACAGATGGCCTTGGCTGGCAGTGGATCTTCTTCATCAACGTGCCCGTTTGCGTACTGGTCCTCGTACTGGCTCCCATACTGCTACAGGACAGCCGTGGCCCGGGACGCCGCGGGTTTGACCTAGGTGGAGCAGTCACCGTCACCGCAGCGCTCATAGTGCTCGTGTACGCGGTCATCGAGGCACCGGAGTCGTCAGCGCTCCAGACCGTACTGCTGGTAGTGGCGTCGATGCTCCTGTTCGGACTGTTCGTTCTGGTGGAGAGGCGGTCCGCTGCACCGCTCGTACCGCTCCGGATCTTCCGTTCGCGCGCACTGGTCGGTGGCAACCTCCTCACCATCGCCTGGGGACTGGCTGCCTTCGGACTCAACTTCGTGTACACGCAGTACGCCCAGCTCGCGCTAGGTGCGTCCGCAGTCCGCTACGGCCTGATGTCTGCCGTACTCGCTGCGGCTGCTGTGGTCGGGTCGATGATCGGCCAGCACCTGGTCAGCCGGGTAGGACCGCGCTGGGTGGCGTTCGTGTCGCTACTGGTCGCAGGTGCCGGTACGACTCTGATGACTCAGCTCACTGTGTCCTCTGGGTACTTCGAGCTGGCCTTCTGGGGTCTGACGATCTTCGGCATCGGACTGGGTGCCGGCTCGGTTGCCGGATCGATCGCCGCGCTCAGCGATGTCCGCGGCGAGGACGCCGGCGTCGCGTCCGGGCTGCAGAACGCCAGCTTCCAGATCGGCGGTGCAATAGGTGTCGCCGTGGTGTCCGCGGTTGCTACAGCCAGTACTACGGGCACTACGCCGACCGCATTGACCCACGGGTACCGGATCGCCTTCGCGGTCGTGTGGCTCTTCCTGGTAGTCGGACTCGCCGGATGTCTGCTGGTCAAACGCCTGTTGGAGGTTCAGGACGGTGGGCGCGGGAACCGGAGGCGTGAGGTCGCCTTCTCCGTCAGGCGATCCGGTTGA
- a CDS encoding alpha/beta fold hydrolase, which translates to MVGWSMGGGTALEYTLGHPGQVHGLVLLRSNVPGTAETELDDDPYLQEDPAVYDRLPEVQVPVVQLTNLREPQLVIDAIVRLAGDYDAG; encoded by the coding sequence CTGGTCGGTTGGTCGATGGGAGGCGGCACGGCGCTCGAGTACACACTCGGGCACCCGGGACAGGTCCATGGCCTCGTTCTACTCCGCTCGAACGTGCCGGGCACGGCCGAGACGGAGCTGGACGACGACCCGTACCTCCAGGAAGACCCAGCGGTCTACGACCGGCTGCCGGAGGTACAGGTCCCCGTCGTCCAGCTGACCAACCTCCGTGAACCGCAGCTGGTGATCGACGCGATAGTCCGCCTTGCCGGTGACTACGATGCCGGATAG
- a CDS encoding SH3 domain-containing protein, with the protein MAGRHRQARHRQLRPKVISPGLAKVAIPGAAVALVATGSASALPSSSPVTLDAPVASSSLQLSRDAVISRDALRPPINPTTAPTPTAAPKPKPSPTAKHLKKQAPIPKPTAPKTRAAEDLAAQAPPKITGTKYTTTDVNLWSLPITGLLLDVLPKGTKVSVTGKLDGIWAEVVTDGKSRWVKAQYLAATKPVAAVSGAISQAACASGSSVEDGITQDAIRVHRAICAKFPDITSYGGMRSGDSGSEHSTGHALDIMVSGSEGQEVADWLKANYKKLGVSQLIWQQHIWTVQRSSEGWRGMPDRGGATANHFDHVHVTVYGNSGTV; encoded by the coding sequence GTGGCAGGACGACATAGACAGGCGCGGCACCGTCAGTTGCGCCCGAAGGTGATCTCGCCCGGTCTCGCGAAGGTGGCGATCCCCGGCGCCGCGGTGGCGCTGGTGGCCACCGGTTCGGCTTCCGCCCTCCCCAGCAGTTCCCCGGTCACGCTCGACGCGCCGGTCGCCAGCTCGTCCCTGCAGCTGTCGCGCGACGCCGTCATCAGCCGGGACGCGCTCCGCCCGCCGATCAACCCCACCACCGCGCCGACGCCGACGGCGGCCCCGAAGCCGAAGCCGAGCCCGACCGCGAAGCACCTGAAGAAGCAGGCGCCGATCCCGAAGCCGACCGCGCCGAAGACCCGCGCCGCCGAGGACCTGGCCGCGCAGGCGCCGCCGAAGATCACCGGCACGAAGTACACCACCACCGACGTGAACCTGTGGTCCCTGCCGATCACCGGCCTGCTGCTGGACGTGCTGCCCAAGGGCACCAAGGTCTCGGTCACCGGCAAACTGGACGGGATCTGGGCCGAGGTGGTCACCGACGGCAAGTCCCGCTGGGTGAAGGCGCAGTACCTGGCCGCCACCAAGCCGGTAGCGGCGGTCAGCGGCGCGATCTCGCAGGCCGCCTGCGCCTCCGGCTCGTCGGTCGAGGACGGCATCACCCAGGACGCGATCCGGGTGCACCGGGCGATCTGCGCGAAGTTCCCGGACATCACGTCGTACGGCGGGATGCGGTCCGGCGACAGCGGCTCGGAGCACTCCACCGGCCACGCGCTCGACATCATGGTCAGCGGTTCCGAGGGCCAGGAGGTCGCGGACTGGCTGAAGGCGAACTACAAGAAGCTCGGCGTCAGCCAGCTGATCTGGCAGCAGCACATCTGGACGGTCCAGCGCAGCAGCGAAGGCTGGCGCGGGATGCCGGACCGCGGCGGCGCCACCGCCAACCACTTCGACCACGTGCACGTGACGGTCTACGGCAACTCCGGCACGGTCTGA
- a CDS encoding FAD-binding oxidoreductase produces the protein MSTQAIAVGGTDLVAGLLGAGFNGAVRLPGEPEYDEQRRSVIPSVDSRPLVVAEAYSRSDVQAAVRTARDLGVPLAVQATGHGTRVPADGGILLKTTPMATVLIDPERRIAKVAPGARWGAVLDAARQFGLAPLSGSHRDVGVTGYTLGGGVGWLARKYGFAADSVIRAEVVTADGHLVTASAEQHPDLFWAIRGGTGNFGIVTSLEFRLYPVREVHAGIVYYGIDRAAAILRRYREWTATIPNELSTAVVLTRVPGTEQRAVAIKVMYAGAAEVAEHLLKPLFEVAGPRLAGDLRTIEYADAAMGGTPARHLDFLDTLTDEVIDIVTELEDAMVELRHWGGAMAHPGPGAGPVGHRAAAYSLIIDREVSELPNSGRTFVNFLGDPSRAGSSYAAADLDRLRAVKRAYDPSNFFHLNANIRP, from the coding sequence ATGTCTACGCAGGCTATTGCAGTAGGTGGTACGGACCTGGTGGCCGGCCTGTTGGGCGCTGGGTTCAACGGGGCAGTACGGCTGCCCGGCGAACCGGAGTACGACGAGCAGCGCCGCTCCGTCATCCCGTCCGTGGATTCGCGGCCGCTGGTGGTCGCGGAGGCGTACAGCCGCTCCGACGTACAGGCAGCAGTACGCACCGCCCGTGACCTCGGTGTGCCGCTGGCTGTTCAAGCAACAGGGCACGGCACCCGCGTACCGGCCGATGGCGGGATCTTGCTGAAGACCACGCCGATGGCGACGGTACTGATCGACCCGGAGCGACGGATCGCCAAAGTCGCACCAGGTGCCCGCTGGGGCGCAGTGCTCGATGCAGCACGCCAGTTCGGTCTGGCACCGCTGTCCGGTTCACACCGCGACGTCGGCGTCACCGGGTACACGCTGGGCGGTGGAGTCGGCTGGCTGGCCCGCAAGTACGGGTTCGCGGCCGACAGCGTGATTCGTGCCGAAGTAGTCACTGCCGACGGCCATCTGGTCACGGCGAGCGCCGAACAGCACCCGGACCTGTTCTGGGCGATCCGCGGCGGTACGGGCAACTTCGGCATCGTCACGTCGCTGGAGTTCCGCCTGTACCCAGTACGCGAGGTACACGCGGGCATCGTGTACTACGGCATCGACCGCGCCGCCGCGATCCTGCGCCGGTACCGCGAGTGGACCGCCACGATCCCCAATGAACTAAGTACGGCCGTCGTCCTGACCCGGGTCCCCGGTACGGAGCAGCGCGCCGTCGCGATCAAGGTCATGTACGCGGGCGCCGCCGAGGTCGCGGAACACCTGCTCAAACCGCTCTTCGAGGTGGCCGGCCCGCGACTGGCCGGCGATCTTCGGACGATCGAGTATGCCGACGCGGCGATGGGTGGTACGCCCGCGCGGCACCTGGATTTCCTGGACACGCTGACCGACGAGGTGATCGACATCGTCACCGAACTCGAGGACGCGATGGTCGAGCTCAGGCACTGGGGTGGCGCGATGGCTCACCCCGGACCGGGTGCGGGCCCGGTAGGGCATCGCGCCGCGGCGTACTCACTGATCATCGACCGCGAAGTCAGCGAGCTGCCGAACTCGGGCCGGACGTTCGTGAACTTCCTCGGCGACCCGAGCCGCGCCGGCAGTTCGTACGCGGCCGCCGATCTGGACCGGCTGCGTGCGGTGAAGCGGGCGTACGACCCGTCGAACTTCTTCCACCTGAACGCCAACATCCGCCCCTGA
- a CDS encoding YybH family protein, which yields MTDEQQIRTLIESWAAAVHAGELTTVLADHSPDLVMFDVPPPYDGVRGMDAYAETWPGFFEWQKSGASFELVSLDVTAGAEVAFAFALLRCGTPDEFEVKPDVRLRLTIGLKKLNGRWTITHEHHSFPHDDQPTPVVAAEIGSVLDRWGTDTAAGDLDALMEPIADEVVSYEIDGNYTGKTAVREVCAAGLASSPNSISFRVPDPTVVSAGNLAVAWSIDHVTADGTETTSRATRVFRQSGSTWQLIHQHLSYPAS from the coding sequence ATGACTGACGAGCAGCAGATCCGTACCCTGATCGAGAGCTGGGCCGCCGCAGTACACGCAGGCGAGCTGACGACCGTACTGGCTGATCATTCGCCTGACCTGGTGATGTTCGACGTGCCACCACCGTACGACGGCGTGCGGGGGATGGACGCGTACGCCGAAACCTGGCCCGGGTTCTTCGAGTGGCAGAAGTCGGGCGCATCGTTCGAGCTGGTGTCACTGGACGTCACAGCGGGAGCGGAGGTGGCGTTCGCCTTCGCGCTGTTGCGCTGTGGGACGCCGGACGAGTTCGAGGTGAAGCCGGACGTGCGTCTGCGGCTCACCATCGGCCTCAAGAAGCTCAACGGACGCTGGACCATCACCCATGAGCACCACTCGTTCCCGCATGACGACCAGCCCACTCCGGTGGTGGCGGCCGAGATCGGCTCAGTGCTGGATCGCTGGGGCACCGATACCGCGGCCGGCGATCTGGATGCACTGATGGAGCCGATCGCCGACGAGGTCGTCTCGTACGAGATCGATGGCAACTACACGGGCAAAACAGCAGTCCGGGAGGTTTGCGCTGCTGGTCTGGCGTCCAGCCCAAACTCGATCAGCTTCCGCGTCCCCGACCCGACCGTCGTCTCAGCCGGCAACTTGGCCGTCGCGTGGTCCATCGACCACGTCACTGCCGACGGCACCGAAACCACCTCCCGCGCTACACGCGTCTTCCGGCAGTCCGGGAGCACCTGGCAGCTGATCCACCAGCATCTGTCCTATCCGGCATCGTAG
- a CDS encoding YciI family protein, which yields MLLIYSNPESWASLSAEQREGLSRAHQSLGQELIEKGQFVSGAGLADPITTRTVQVHDETMSVTDGPYAEAKEHLAGFYLIECDDVDQAIAYAARMPDAEYVAVEVRPVMDMSGLEM from the coding sequence ATGCTGCTGATCTACAGCAACCCGGAGAGCTGGGCGAGCCTGTCGGCCGAGCAACGGGAGGGGCTGAGCCGTGCCCACCAGTCCCTCGGGCAGGAGCTGATCGAGAAGGGCCAGTTCGTCAGTGGGGCCGGACTGGCGGACCCGATCACGACGCGGACCGTGCAGGTGCACGACGAGACCATGAGCGTCACGGACGGCCCGTACGCCGAGGCGAAGGAACACCTGGCCGGGTTCTACCTGATCGAGTGCGACGACGTCGACCAGGCGATCGCGTACGCGGCGCGGATGCCGGACGCCGAGTACGTGGCCGTGGAGGTACGGCCGGTGATGGACATGTCCGGGCTGGAAATGTGA
- a CDS encoding DUF6131 family protein, which produces MLILGVILLIIGFVLHISFLWTIGVILVLIGAVLWLLGAAGRAVGGRRHWY; this is translated from the coding sequence ATGCTGATCCTGGGAGTGATCCTGCTGATCATCGGGTTCGTGCTGCACATCTCGTTCCTGTGGACGATCGGCGTCATCCTGGTCCTGATCGGAGCAGTGCTCTGGCTGCTCGGAGCAGCCGGCCGCGCGGTCGGCGGCCGACGGCACTGGTACTGA
- the sigJ gene encoding RNA polymerase sigma factor SigJ, with the protein MDDHEQLARQFEQNRGHLRAVAYRMLGSLAEAEDAVQEAWLRLSRTDVSDVGNLAGWLTTVVSRVCLDMLRSRKSRREDSLDTYVPDPIVGRLDGELGPEGEALQADAIGLALLVVLETLSPAERLAFVLHDMFGVGFDEIATIVDKSPAATRQLASRARRRVQGAPASDGDLNRQRAVVEAFLAASRGGDFDALLELLDPEVLLRADAGVATAEFAGPAVSKLVRGAKAVVEQALLFSRMVSYNQVALVNGTPGVITVVNGRLMGVMAVTCADGRITQIDILADVDRLELIPLPA; encoded by the coding sequence GTGGACGACCACGAGCAGCTAGCGCGACAGTTCGAGCAGAATCGCGGGCATCTGCGCGCGGTCGCGTACCGGATGCTGGGGTCGCTGGCGGAGGCTGAGGACGCCGTACAAGAGGCGTGGCTGCGGCTGAGTCGAACTGACGTGAGTGACGTGGGCAATCTGGCTGGATGGCTCACCACAGTGGTCTCGCGGGTGTGTTTGGACATGCTGCGCAGTCGCAAGTCGCGGCGCGAGGATTCACTGGACACTTACGTACCGGACCCGATCGTTGGGCGGCTGGACGGCGAGTTGGGGCCGGAGGGCGAGGCTCTGCAGGCGGACGCGATCGGGCTGGCGCTGCTCGTCGTACTGGAGACGTTGTCGCCGGCGGAGCGGCTGGCCTTCGTACTGCATGACATGTTCGGAGTCGGGTTCGACGAGATCGCCACGATTGTGGACAAGTCGCCTGCCGCGACGCGTCAGCTGGCCAGTCGGGCTCGGCGGCGGGTACAGGGTGCGCCGGCGAGCGATGGGGATCTGAACCGTCAGCGCGCGGTGGTCGAGGCGTTCCTGGCCGCGTCGCGTGGTGGTGACTTCGATGCGCTGCTGGAGCTGCTCGATCCGGAGGTACTGCTGCGGGCGGATGCCGGTGTGGCGACGGCGGAGTTCGCTGGTCCGGCCGTGTCGAAGCTGGTACGTGGTGCGAAGGCTGTTGTCGAGCAGGCGCTGCTGTTCAGCCGGATGGTGTCGTACAACCAGGTTGCGCTGGTCAACGGGACTCCGGGTGTGATCACTGTCGTCAACGGTCGCTTGATGGGCGTCATGGCGGTTACCTGCGCCGACGGCCGGATCACGCAGATCGACATCCTGGCCGACGTGGACCGTCTGGAGCTCATCCCGCTACCAGCCTGA
- the trpD gene encoding anthranilate phosphoribosyltransferase has product MATTLRTWSGLISALLTGADLSVADTGWAMDQLVLGEASPAQISGFLIALRAKGETPDELYGLATALRSHATPVRIRRPFVDIVGTGGDRTGAANISTMAAVVAAAAGATVVKHGGRAASSSAAGSGDLVDHLGIPLDLSAAEAAQLAEEVGLTYLFAPRFNPALRHVAVVRRELAVPTAFNVLAPLLNPAEPQHQLVGVANPQMLPVLAGALAKQGTSALVARGDDGLDKLTTTTYSRLWVVHAGSASEMVFDPRSLGLRPASLAELRGGDAAYNARLLRGLVDGVRGPVRDVVLLNAAAALTALSLENGLDQLAECFARCQDAVDSGEAAKVLDRWASHSLAFR; this is encoded by the coding sequence ATGGCAACAACGCTCCGGACCTGGTCCGGCCTGATCTCCGCACTCCTGACCGGCGCCGACCTGTCGGTGGCGGACACCGGCTGGGCGATGGACCAGTTGGTGCTCGGTGAGGCGTCCCCGGCGCAGATCTCCGGGTTTCTGATCGCCCTCCGGGCCAAGGGTGAGACCCCCGACGAGCTGTACGGCCTCGCCACGGCACTGCGGTCGCACGCGACACCCGTGCGGATTCGCAGACCGTTCGTGGACATAGTCGGGACCGGCGGCGACCGGACCGGTGCAGCGAACATCTCCACCATGGCTGCCGTGGTGGCAGCCGCTGCGGGTGCCACCGTGGTCAAGCACGGCGGCCGAGCCGCGTCCTCGTCAGCCGCAGGCTCCGGTGACCTGGTCGATCACCTGGGCATTCCACTCGACCTGTCTGCAGCAGAAGCCGCACAGCTGGCTGAGGAGGTCGGACTGACGTACCTGTTCGCTCCACGCTTCAACCCGGCGCTGCGACACGTTGCGGTCGTACGCCGCGAGCTGGCCGTGCCAACGGCCTTCAACGTGCTCGCACCGCTGCTCAATCCGGCCGAACCGCAGCACCAGCTCGTCGGCGTCGCCAACCCACAGATGCTGCCGGTACTGGCCGGTGCACTCGCAAAACAAGGTACTTCGGCACTGGTTGCCCGCGGCGACGATGGACTCGACAAGCTGACGACTACTACGTACTCACGGCTGTGGGTTGTGCACGCGGGGTCGGCGTCGGAGATGGTGTTCGACCCGCGTTCGCTGGGGTTGCGCCCGGCATCACTGGCTGAGCTGCGGGGTGGCGACGCGGCGTACAACGCTCGGCTGTTGCGCGGACTGGTCGACGGAGTGCGCGGTCCAGTACGCGACGTCGTACTGCTGAACGCTGCGGCCGCGCTGACCGCCTTGTCGTTGGAGAACGGGCTGGACCAGCTGGCGGAGTGTTTTGCACGCTGTCAGGACGCTGTGGACAGTGGCGAAGCCGCGAAGGTACTGGATCGCTGGGCCAGTCACTCGCTAGCGTTTCGGTGA
- a CDS encoding sigma-70 family RNA polymerase sigma factor, whose amino-acid sequence MHELLDAARAGDEHAFGQLVDPWRGELHAHCYRMLGSDADAEDAVQETLVRAWSGLSRYEDRGSIRPWLYKIATNRCLTLLERRGRRGTEALEPYPESRLSWTTTLTPEAQLLALESVELAFVASLQHLSALQRAVLLLRDVLAFSAQEVAGLLETTVAAVNSALQRARSVVSRVPSQQASLRALGEAGERDLVRRYMAAWEARDVDAIVAMLAADAKYSMPPLPDWFVGRPAIRTFLLDGPLRSEWRFLPAQANGQVAFGTYLLEGDRYVPGGLDVVVLRGTEIIEVVSYLEADFELFGLPSELPR is encoded by the coding sequence ATGCACGAGCTCCTGGATGCCGCGCGAGCGGGTGACGAACATGCCTTCGGACAGTTGGTAGATCCGTGGCGTGGTGAGCTGCATGCGCACTGCTACCGGATGCTCGGCTCGGACGCCGATGCGGAGGACGCCGTTCAGGAGACGCTCGTACGCGCGTGGAGTGGGCTGAGCAGGTACGAGGACCGTGGTTCGATCCGCCCGTGGCTATACAAGATCGCCACGAACCGCTGCCTCACCCTGCTCGAGCGGCGCGGTCGGCGTGGTACGGAGGCGCTGGAGCCGTACCCGGAGAGTAGGTTGAGCTGGACGACCACACTGACTCCTGAGGCACAGCTACTGGCACTGGAGTCAGTAGAGCTCGCTTTCGTCGCGTCGCTACAGCACCTGTCCGCACTGCAACGTGCGGTGCTGCTCCTGCGCGATGTCCTGGCCTTCAGTGCACAAGAGGTGGCTGGACTGCTGGAGACAACCGTTGCCGCAGTTAACAGCGCACTCCAGCGTGCCCGCTCTGTGGTGAGCAGAGTGCCTAGTCAGCAAGCCAGCCTGCGTGCGCTGGGCGAGGCGGGCGAGCGGGACCTGGTACGGCGGTACATGGCCGCGTGGGAAGCGCGTGACGTGGACGCGATCGTGGCGATGCTGGCGGCGGACGCGAAGTACTCGATGCCGCCGTTGCCGGACTGGTTCGTGGGCCGGCCGGCGATCCGTACGTTCCTGCTCGACGGACCGCTCCGCAGCGAGTGGCGGTTCTTACCGGCGCAAGCGAACGGTCAGGTCGCGTTCGGAACCTACCTGTTGGAGGGCGACCGCTACGTACCCGGCGGTCTCGATGTGGTTGTGCTGCGCGGCACGGAGATCATCGAGGTCGTGTCGTATCTGGAGGCTGATTTCGAGCTGTTCGGGCTGCCGTCCGAGCTGCCGCGATGA
- a CDS encoding YciI family protein produces the protein MKYVVMIFRGADRVRTEADERGLGRLRQLQRELAESGELISSEGLRPPTEGRIVQIRDGQQVVTDGPFGAAKEHLAGYFMVDATDERALAIAGQISAAVGDRVELRATVI, from the coding sequence ATGAAGTACGTGGTGATGATCTTCCGTGGCGCGGACCGGGTCCGGACCGAGGCGGACGAGCGGGGTCTCGGCCGGCTGCGGCAGCTCCAGCGTGAGCTGGCCGAGTCCGGCGAGCTGATCAGCTCCGAAGGACTCCGGCCGCCGACCGAGGGCCGGATCGTGCAGATCCGCGACGGTCAGCAGGTCGTTACCGACGGGCCGTTCGGTGCGGCGAAGGAACACCTGGCCGGCTACTTCATGGTCGACGCGACCGACGAGCGCGCCCTGGCGATCGCCGGCCAGATCTCCGCCGCCGTCGGCGACCGAGTCGAACTCCGCGCCACCGTGATCTAG